The Elaeis guineensis isolate ETL-2024a chromosome 13, EG11, whole genome shotgun sequence genome includes a region encoding these proteins:
- the LOC140853361 gene encoding uncharacterized protein isoform X1, with amino-acid sequence MNGSFCSVVVLFLDNDAYFLFEQEKGNSVIRQSLQMYSAQQSNQAVRTSSMTTPCSSVNVTEQYLVTDWNSFVPVDQNMEFNGSSSISCYNVRIPLNQETNCSIGDTLPSSFGNESFPEMVSSFDLSKSCQISSAIGPPNSPLTNDHSFGKYFKGKKRKHMAESGAVSPHSPLDRIQPEAEQKKDVSPESLKTPIEKDEREQKSELYPGVTTHKQAAKHAKEHLQDGDAPKEDYIHVRAKHGQATNSHSLAERVRREKISERMRLLQDLVPGCNKIIGKAVMLDEIINYVQSLQRQVEFLSMKLAAVSPELNLNIEQILLKDILHAQDGGSAVLGFGSGMSSLHPHLYGSSTRGVMRTEIMQNVPNSGDMLRAAPPHISPMAQISSAWHDELQNIVQMGFVPDAPATGGTEHNGSMKVEL; translated from the exons ATGAATGGTTCATTTTGCAGTGTAGTAGTTTTGTTTTTGGATAATGATGCTTATTTCTTGTTTGAACAGGAAAAGGGGAATTCTGTAATTAGGCAATCTTTGCAAATGTATTCAGCTCAGCAATCTAATCAGGCCGTGAGAACATCTTCGATGACAACTCCCTGCTCTTCTGTAAATGTTACTGAACAATACCTAGTTACTGATTGGAACTCCTTTGTTCCGGTGGATCAAAATATGGAGTTTAATGGATCATCTAGTATCTCTTGTTACAATGTTAGGATACCACTAAACCAGGAAACAAATTGTTCTATTGGTGATACCCTGCCTTCTTCCTTTGGCAACGAGAGCTTTCCTGAGATGGTGAGTTCTTTTGATTTATCAAAGAGCTGCCAGATTTCAAGCGCTATCGGTCCTCCAAATTCGCCTTTAACTAATGATCATAGCTTTGGGAAATATTTCAAGGGGAAGAAAAGGAAACATATGGCTGAAAGTGGTGCTGTGAGTCCCCATTCTCCACTTGATAGGATTCAG CCTGAGGCTGAACAGAAGAAAGATGTCTCTCCTGAGTCTCTCAAAACCCCAATAGAGAAAGATGAGAGAGAACAGAAGAGTGAATTGTACCCAGGTGTCACGACTCATAAACAGGCTGCTAAACATGCCAAGGAACATCTGCAAGATGGTGATGCTCCTAAAGAAGATTACATTCATGTCCGAGCCAAGCACGGCCAAGCCACCAATAGTCACAGCCTTGCAGAAAGA GTGAGACGGGAAAAGATCAGCGAAAGGATGAGGCTTCTTCAAGATCTCGTTCCTGGATGCAATAAG ATTATTGGCAAGGCTGTCATGCTTGATGAGATAATCAACTATGTGCAGTCACTGCAACGCCAGGTTGAG TTCCTATCAATGAAGCTTGCAGCTGTCAGCCCAGAACTGAACCTCAACATTGAGCAAATCCTTTTGAAAGAT ATTCTTCATGCACAAGATGGAGGTTCTGCTGTTCTTGGATTTGGTTCAGGAATGAGCAGCCTTCACCCTCATTTGTATGGGTCATCAACCCGGGGAGTCATGCGGACGGAAATCATGCAAAATGTACCCAATTCAGGGGACATGCTTAGAGCTGCCCCACCACATATTTCCCCTATGGCTCAA ATATCAAGTGCATGGCATGATGAACTGCAAAATATTGTTCAGATGGGCTTTGTTCCTGATGCACCTGCCACTGGTGGCACCGAGCACAATG GTTCCATGAAGGTGGAGCTATGA
- the LOC140853361 gene encoding transcription factor bHLH76-like isoform X2, whose translation MNGSFCSVVVLFLDNDAYFLFEQEKGNSVIRQSLQMYSAQQSNQAVRTSSMTTPCSSVNVTEQYLVTDWNSFVPVDQNMEFNGSSSISCYNVRIPLNQETNCSIGDTLPSSFGNESFPEMGKKRKHMAESGAVSPHSPLDRIQPEAEQKKDVSPESLKTPIEKDEREQKSELYPGVTTHKQAAKHAKEHLQDGDAPKEDYIHVRAKHGQATNSHSLAERVRREKISERMRLLQDLVPGCNKIIGKAVMLDEIINYVQSLQRQVEFLSMKLAAVSPELNLNIEQILLKDILHAQDGGSAVLGFGSGMSSLHPHLYGSSTRGVMRTEIMQNVPNSGDMLRAAPPHISPMAQISSAWHDELQNIVQMGFVPDAPATGGTEHNGSMKVEL comes from the exons ATGAATGGTTCATTTTGCAGTGTAGTAGTTTTGTTTTTGGATAATGATGCTTATTTCTTGTTTGAACAGGAAAAGGGGAATTCTGTAATTAGGCAATCTTTGCAAATGTATTCAGCTCAGCAATCTAATCAGGCCGTGAGAACATCTTCGATGACAACTCCCTGCTCTTCTGTAAATGTTACTGAACAATACCTAGTTACTGATTGGAACTCCTTTGTTCCGGTGGATCAAAATATGGAGTTTAATGGATCATCTAGTATCTCTTGTTACAATGTTAGGATACCACTAAACCAGGAAACAAATTGTTCTATTGGTGATACCCTGCCTTCTTCCTTTGGCAACGAGAGCTTTCCTGAGATG GGGAAGAAAAGGAAACATATGGCTGAAAGTGGTGCTGTGAGTCCCCATTCTCCACTTGATAGGATTCAG CCTGAGGCTGAACAGAAGAAAGATGTCTCTCCTGAGTCTCTCAAAACCCCAATAGAGAAAGATGAGAGAGAACAGAAGAGTGAATTGTACCCAGGTGTCACGACTCATAAACAGGCTGCTAAACATGCCAAGGAACATCTGCAAGATGGTGATGCTCCTAAAGAAGATTACATTCATGTCCGAGCCAAGCACGGCCAAGCCACCAATAGTCACAGCCTTGCAGAAAGA GTGAGACGGGAAAAGATCAGCGAAAGGATGAGGCTTCTTCAAGATCTCGTTCCTGGATGCAATAAG ATTATTGGCAAGGCTGTCATGCTTGATGAGATAATCAACTATGTGCAGTCACTGCAACGCCAGGTTGAG TTCCTATCAATGAAGCTTGCAGCTGTCAGCCCAGAACTGAACCTCAACATTGAGCAAATCCTTTTGAAAGAT ATTCTTCATGCACAAGATGGAGGTTCTGCTGTTCTTGGATTTGGTTCAGGAATGAGCAGCCTTCACCCTCATTTGTATGGGTCATCAACCCGGGGAGTCATGCGGACGGAAATCATGCAAAATGTACCCAATTCAGGGGACATGCTTAGAGCTGCCCCACCACATATTTCCCCTATGGCTCAA ATATCAAGTGCATGGCATGATGAACTGCAAAATATTGTTCAGATGGGCTTTGTTCCTGATGCACCTGCCACTGGTGGCACCGAGCACAATG GTTCCATGAAGGTGGAGCTATGA
- the LOC140853361 gene encoding transcription factor bHLH76-like isoform X3 has translation MYSAQQSNQAVRTSSMTTPCSSVNVTEQYLVTDWNSFVPVDQNMEFNGSSSISCYNVRIPLNQETNCSIGDTLPSSFGNESFPEMVSSFDLSKSCQISSAIGPPNSPLTNDHSFGKYFKGKKRKHMAESGAVSPHSPLDRIQPEAEQKKDVSPESLKTPIEKDEREQKSELYPGVTTHKQAAKHAKEHLQDGDAPKEDYIHVRAKHGQATNSHSLAERVRREKISERMRLLQDLVPGCNKIIGKAVMLDEIINYVQSLQRQVEFLSMKLAAVSPELNLNIEQILLKDILHAQDGGSAVLGFGSGMSSLHPHLYGSSTRGVMRTEIMQNVPNSGDMLRAAPPHISPMAQISSAWHDELQNIVQMGFVPDAPATGGTEHNGSMKVEL, from the exons ATGTATTCAGCTCAGCAATCTAATCAGGCCGTGAGAACATCTTCGATGACAACTCCCTGCTCTTCTGTAAATGTTACTGAACAATACCTAGTTACTGATTGGAACTCCTTTGTTCCGGTGGATCAAAATATGGAGTTTAATGGATCATCTAGTATCTCTTGTTACAATGTTAGGATACCACTAAACCAGGAAACAAATTGTTCTATTGGTGATACCCTGCCTTCTTCCTTTGGCAACGAGAGCTTTCCTGAGATGGTGAGTTCTTTTGATTTATCAAAGAGCTGCCAGATTTCAAGCGCTATCGGTCCTCCAAATTCGCCTTTAACTAATGATCATAGCTTTGGGAAATATTTCAAGGGGAAGAAAAGGAAACATATGGCTGAAAGTGGTGCTGTGAGTCCCCATTCTCCACTTGATAGGATTCAG CCTGAGGCTGAACAGAAGAAAGATGTCTCTCCTGAGTCTCTCAAAACCCCAATAGAGAAAGATGAGAGAGAACAGAAGAGTGAATTGTACCCAGGTGTCACGACTCATAAACAGGCTGCTAAACATGCCAAGGAACATCTGCAAGATGGTGATGCTCCTAAAGAAGATTACATTCATGTCCGAGCCAAGCACGGCCAAGCCACCAATAGTCACAGCCTTGCAGAAAGA GTGAGACGGGAAAAGATCAGCGAAAGGATGAGGCTTCTTCAAGATCTCGTTCCTGGATGCAATAAG ATTATTGGCAAGGCTGTCATGCTTGATGAGATAATCAACTATGTGCAGTCACTGCAACGCCAGGTTGAG TTCCTATCAATGAAGCTTGCAGCTGTCAGCCCAGAACTGAACCTCAACATTGAGCAAATCCTTTTGAAAGAT ATTCTTCATGCACAAGATGGAGGTTCTGCTGTTCTTGGATTTGGTTCAGGAATGAGCAGCCTTCACCCTCATTTGTATGGGTCATCAACCCGGGGAGTCATGCGGACGGAAATCATGCAAAATGTACCCAATTCAGGGGACATGCTTAGAGCTGCCCCACCACATATTTCCCCTATGGCTCAA ATATCAAGTGCATGGCATGATGAACTGCAAAATATTGTTCAGATGGGCTTTGTTCCTGATGCACCTGCCACTGGTGGCACCGAGCACAATG GTTCCATGAAGGTGGAGCTATGA